The Xanthomonas fragariae genome has a segment encoding these proteins:
- the mmuM gene encoding homocysteine S-methyltransferase, with protein MRILSRQPRADAPFSQALQHGGYVLLDGALATELEQRGCDLNDALWSARVLVEQPELIYQVHRDYFAAGAQCAITASYQATPLGFAARGLDLAQSHALIARSVALAAQARADHLQVQPQPAQLWVAGSVGPYGAYLADGSEYRGDYDLPLAQLMDFHRPRIAALAEAGVDLLACETLPSANEIVALRLLLEEFPKLHAWFSFTVRDAAHLSDGTPLAQVVPALDACAQVIAVGINCIALKQVTAALQTLSALTSLPLVAYPNSGEHYEASDKRWHAGTTPACSLVEQHAQWLAAGARLIGGCCRTTPRDIAALAAAQSFC; from the coding sequence ATGAGGATTCTTTCCCGCCAGCCGCGCGCCGATGCGCCCTTCAGTCAGGCTTTGCAGCACGGTGGCTACGTGCTGCTCGATGGTGCGCTGGCCACCGAACTGGAGCAACGTGGCTGCGATCTCAACGATGCGCTGTGGTCGGCACGCGTGTTGGTCGAGCAACCGGAGTTGATCTACCAGGTGCATCGCGATTACTTCGCTGCCGGCGCGCAGTGCGCGATTACCGCCAGCTATCAGGCCACGCCGTTGGGCTTTGCTGCGCGCGGGCTGGATCTGGCGCAATCGCACGCCCTTATCGCACGCAGCGTGGCGTTGGCCGCGCAGGCGCGCGCCGATCATTTGCAGGTGCAACCGCAGCCCGCACAGTTGTGGGTGGCCGGCTCGGTCGGGCCGTATGGCGCGTATCTGGCCGATGGCTCGGAATACCGCGGCGACTACGACCTGCCGTTGGCGCAATTGATGGACTTCCATCGCCCGCGCATCGCCGCATTGGCCGAGGCCGGGGTGGATCTGCTGGCTTGCGAAACGCTGCCGTCGGCCAATGAGATCGTGGCGTTGCGGTTGTTGCTGGAAGAATTTCCAAAGCTGCATGCGTGGTTTTCTTTCACTGTGCGCGATGCCGCGCATCTGAGCGACGGCACGCCGTTGGCGCAAGTGGTGCCGGCATTGGATGCCTGCGCGCAGGTGATCGCGGTGGGCATCAATTGCATTGCGTTGAAACAGGTCACCGCGGCGCTGCAGACCTTGTCCGCGTTGACCTCACTGCCGCTGGTTGCGTATCCGAATTCGGGCGAGCATTACGAAGCCAGCGACAAACGTTGGCATGCAGGCACTACGCCAGCGTGCAGTCTGGTCGAGCAGCATGCGCAGTGGTTGGCAGCAGGTGCGCGACTGATCGGTGGTTGCTGCCGCACCACGCCGCGCGATATCGCCGCGTTAGCGGCTGCGCAGTCGTTTTGTTAG
- the mmuP gene encoding S-methylmethionine permease, protein MPEPSSTAAPQFQRSMQVRHLVMLSLGGVIGTGLFFNTGYIIASTGALGTVIAYLIGALVVYMVMQCLGELAVAMPQTGAFHVYAARYLGPATGYVVAWLYWLTWTVALGSSLTAAAFCMQYWFPHSPAWPWCLLFCVLIFALNTVSARWFAEGEFWFSLIKVITILVFIVLGGAAVIGVLPLADGSPTPGLRHLRANGWFAQGMLPILMTMVAVNFAFSGTELIGVAAGETEQPARAIPLAIRTTLVRLVVMFVGTVLVLAALLPSEQAAVETSPFVRAFELLGIPYAADILNAVILTAILSAANSGLYAAARMLWSLANEGTLPSGLARLTRRGIPLPALVLSMLGGLLALLTGVYAADTVFVAISAVSGFAVVVVWLGICASHYCFRRQLLRDGIALDTLAYRAPWYPWTPILGFSLCLLACIGLAFDPQQRIALWCGIPFVALCYGAHALTRWIAARRQHA, encoded by the coding sequence ATGCCCGAGCCGTCGTCCACCGCCGCACCGCAGTTTCAGCGCAGCATGCAGGTGCGTCATCTGGTGATGCTGTCGCTGGGCGGCGTGATCGGCACCGGGTTGTTCTTCAACACCGGTTACATCATCGCCAGCACCGGCGCATTGGGCACGGTGATCGCGTATCTGATCGGCGCACTGGTGGTGTATATGGTGATGCAGTGCCTGGGCGAGCTGGCGGTGGCGATGCCGCAGACCGGCGCCTTCCATGTCTATGCCGCGCGTTATCTCGGGCCAGCTACCGGGTATGTGGTGGCGTGGTTGTACTGGCTGACTTGGACGGTGGCGTTGGGATCGAGTTTGACTGCCGCCGCGTTCTGCATGCAGTACTGGTTCCCGCACAGCCCGGCATGGCCGTGGTGCCTGTTGTTCTGCGTGCTGATCTTCGCTTTGAACACGGTGTCGGCACGCTGGTTTGCCGAGGGCGAATTCTGGTTTTCGTTGATCAAGGTGATCACTATCTTGGTGTTCATCGTGCTGGGAGGTGCGGCGGTGATCGGCGTGCTGCCGTTGGCCGATGGCTCGCCCACCCCCGGGCTGCGTCATTTGCGTGCCAATGGCTGGTTTGCGCAAGGCATGCTGCCGATTCTGATGACGATGGTGGCGGTGAACTTCGCGTTCTCCGGCACCGAACTGATCGGTGTTGCCGCAGGCGAAACCGAGCAGCCGGCGCGCGCGATTCCGTTGGCGATCCGCACCACGCTCGTGCGCTTGGTGGTGATGTTTGTCGGTACCGTGCTGGTGCTGGCCGCGCTGCTGCCCTCCGAGCAAGCGGCGGTGGAGACCAGCCCGTTCGTGCGTGCTTTCGAGCTGTTGGGCATTCCGTATGCGGCTGACATCTTGAATGCAGTGATCCTCACCGCGATCCTGTCTGCGGCCAATTCCGGCCTGTATGCGGCCGCGCGGATGTTGTGGTCGCTGGCCAACGAAGGCACGCTGCCGTCAGGCCTTGCGCGGTTGACCCGCCGCGGCATTCCATTGCCCGCATTGGTGCTGAGCATGCTGGGCGGCTTGTTGGCGCTACTCACCGGCGTGTACGCGGCCGATACCGTTTTCGTTGCGATCTCGGCAGTATCCGGCTTCGCGGTGGTAGTGGTGTGGCTTGGCATCTGCGCATCGCATTATTGTTTTCGTCGCCAGCTGCTGCGCGATGGCATCGCGCTGGACACCCTGGCGTATCGCGCGCCGTGGTATCCGTGGACACCGATCCTGGGCTTTTCGCTATGTCTGCTGGCGTGCATCGGGCTGGCATTCGATCCGCAGCAGCGCATCGCGCTGTGGTGCGGCATTCCATTTGTAGCGCTGTGCTACGGGGCCCATGCACTCACTCGATGGATTGCGGCCCGGAGACAGCACGCATGA
- a CDS encoding anti-sigma factor: MSTPFPIDQEPPRDVLAGEYVLGLLSADERLAAEQRIATDSQFAQVVSHWQAHLAPLLEEIAAVTPPDQLWARVHQTLGFDVPLRAAPLAAPATDATTTAQAAPLWNSVRFWRWVSAAGLATAAVCVLALSNVRMPPAPVQPPVAGPVVQTPVAPPAATTPPATGIAMTSTLATEDGRPGYVALMDADKHTIMVTPLNRTATADKVPELWLITPDGKAHSMGTFDDQRARRAQIPDQLMPMLSNEAILAVTLEPPGGAPGGVATGTVVAKGGISTLAMAP, translated from the coding sequence ATGAGCACGCCCTTTCCCATCGACCAGGAACCGCCGCGCGATGTGCTTGCAGGCGAATACGTGCTGGGGCTGCTGAGCGCCGACGAGCGCCTGGCGGCCGAACAACGCATCGCCACCGATAGCCAATTCGCGCAGGTGGTCTCGCATTGGCAAGCACATCTGGCACCGCTGCTTGAAGAGATCGCTGCGGTGACGCCGCCGGATCAGCTCTGGGCACGCGTGCACCAGACGCTGGGCTTCGATGTGCCGTTGCGCGCGGCGCCGTTGGCAGCGCCTGCCACCGATGCCACGACTACCGCGCAGGCCGCGCCGTTGTGGAACAGCGTGCGCTTCTGGCGTTGGGTCAGCGCCGCTGGCTTGGCGACTGCCGCAGTGTGCGTGCTCGCCTTGTCGAACGTGCGTATGCCGCCGGCACCGGTGCAGCCGCCGGTCGCAGGGCCCGTGGTGCAGACCCCGGTCGCACCGCCTGCGGCCACTACGCCGCCGGCGACCGGTATCGCGATGACCTCGACACTGGCCACCGAAGATGGGCGGCCAGGCTATGTAGCGTTGATGGATGCCGACAAGCACACCATCATGGTGACGCCGCTGAATCGCACCGCCACCGCCGACAAAGTGCCCGAGCTGTGGCTGATCACGCCGGACGGCAAGGCGCATTCGATGGGCACGTTCGACGATCAACGCGCACGTCGCGCGCAGATCCCCGATCAGTTGATGCCCATGCTCAGCAACGAGGCGATTCTGGCGGTCACGCTGGAACCGCCAGGCGGTGCGCCGGGCGGCGTCGCCACCGGCACGGTGGTTGCCAAGGGCGGCATCAGCACGTTGGCGATGGCGCCCTGA
- a CDS encoding DUF885 domain-containing protein, with product MPLSFSRLLSLAMAAIISLSLATPAGAAKKKTGKAQTTQTRAEASKAKKTAKSVANASKTAKGGKAPNPKPRTVAGPVVLTKAQQLNLLYDQYWDASLKLNPLQATLQGEGRYNDQLPNFLSPTFRQQSHEFTVSWLGKAEALGPEGLSGQDLLSYQIFVRDARGALAAEQFPSWMLPINQFYNIASIAVVLGSGIGAQPFKTVKDYDNWSRRAIGIPELFDQAIANMRAGMQAGVVQPKVLMQKVLTQLDAIIVRNAEDSLFWGPIRNLPADIPEADKQRLTAEYKRLIEMRVMPAYRELRGFIATQYLPACRDSDGLAALPNGAAWYAYDVRQSTTSEMSPEQVHQIGLAEVARLQGEIQALARQVKFRGNLPKFYKFMQTDKRFTFRSDAELLGYYRGLQGRVQAAVPRLFNAQGIPALEVHAVETQRAQSAASASYMRPSGDGSTPGIFYVNTSDLPSRKTWETESLYLHEAVPGHHYQLGLQQKLTDLPNFRRLGGDTAYIEGWGLYAESLGRELGLYRDPYSTYGYLQNALWRSIRLVTDTGLHSKGWTRAQAIDYMLDNSAMTRADAEAEVDRYMAIPGQALAYKIGEMKIAQLREQAQRELGPRFDVRAFHTEVLKDGSVPLDVLQDKIQRWIATQKG from the coding sequence ATGCCCCTTAGCTTTTCCCGCCTGCTGTCCCTAGCCATGGCCGCCATCATAAGCCTGTCGCTGGCAACGCCCGCCGGTGCGGCCAAAAAGAAGACCGGTAAGGCACAGACCACGCAAACGCGCGCAGAGGCGAGCAAAGCCAAGAAAACCGCCAAGTCTGTGGCCAATGCCTCAAAGACTGCCAAAGGTGGCAAAGCACCCAACCCCAAGCCACGCACGGTCGCCGGGCCGGTCGTGCTGACCAAGGCGCAGCAGCTCAACCTGCTCTACGACCAGTACTGGGATGCCTCGCTGAAGCTCAATCCGCTGCAGGCCACCTTACAGGGCGAGGGCCGCTACAACGATCAACTGCCAAACTTTCTGTCGCCGACGTTCCGGCAGCAATCGCACGAGTTCACCGTGTCGTGGCTGGGCAAGGCCGAGGCGCTGGGGCCGGAGGGGCTGAGCGGCCAGGACCTGCTCAGCTACCAGATCTTCGTGCGCGATGCGCGTGGCGCGCTGGCGGCTGAGCAGTTCCCCAGCTGGATGCTGCCGATCAACCAGTTTTACAACATCGCCAGCATCGCGGTTGTGCTGGGCTCGGGCATCGGCGCGCAGCCGTTCAAGACGGTCAAGGACTACGACAACTGGTCGCGCCGCGCGATCGGCATCCCCGAGTTGTTTGACCAGGCAATCGCCAACATGCGCGCCGGCATGCAGGCCGGCGTGGTGCAGCCGAAGGTGTTGATGCAGAAGGTGCTGACGCAGCTGGACGCGATCATCGTGCGCAATGCCGAAGACAGCCTGTTCTGGGGGCCGATCCGCAACCTGCCGGCCGACATTCCCGAGGCCGACAAGCAACGCCTCACCGCCGAATACAAACGGCTGATCGAAATGCGGGTCATGCCGGCGTATCGGGAGCTGCGCGGCTTCATCGCCACCCAATACCTGCCTGCCTGCCGCGACAGCGATGGCCTGGCCGCACTACCCAACGGCGCGGCGTGGTACGCCTACGACGTGCGTCAGAGCACCACTTCCGAGATGAGCCCGGAGCAGGTGCATCAGATCGGGCTGGCCGAGGTCGCACGCCTGCAGGGCGAGATCCAGGCCTTGGCCCGGCAGGTCAAGTTCCGCGGCAACCTGCCCAAGTTCTACAAGTTCATGCAGACCGACAAGCGCTTCACGTTCCGCAGCGACGCCGAATTGCTGGGCTATTACCGTGGCCTGCAGGGGCGCGTACAGGCTGCGGTGCCGCGTCTGTTCAATGCCCAGGGCATACCGGCGCTGGAAGTGCATGCGGTGGAAACGCAGCGCGCGCAGTCGGCCGCCAGCGCCTCGTACATGCGCCCCAGTGGCGATGGCAGCACGCCGGGCATCTTCTACGTCAACACCTCCGACCTGCCCTCGCGCAAGACCTGGGAGACCGAGAGCCTTTACCTGCATGAAGCGGTTCCCGGCCATCATTATCAACTCGGGCTGCAGCAGAAACTGACCGACCTGCCCAACTTCCGCCGCCTCGGTGGCGATACCGCCTATATCGAAGGTTGGGGCCTGTACGCCGAATCGCTGGGCCGCGAACTGGGGCTGTATCGAGACCCATACAGCACCTACGGCTATCTGCAGAACGCGTTGTGGCGCTCGATCCGCCTGGTGACCGACACCGGCCTGCACAGCAAGGGCTGGACCCGCGCCCAGGCGATCGACTACATGCTGGACAACTCGGCCATGACCCGCGCCGATGCCGAAGCCGAGGTCGACCGCTACATGGCCATTCCCGGCCAGGCACTAGCCTACAAAATCGGCGAGATGAAGATCGCGCAGCTGCGCGAGCAGGCGCAACGCGAGTTGGGACCACGCTTCGATGTGCGCGCCTTCCACACCGAAGTGCTCAAGGACGGCTCGGTGCCGCTGGATGTCCTGCAAGACAAAATCCAGCGCTGGATCGCCACGCAGAAGGGCTGA
- a CDS encoding queuosine precursor transporter has product MTQVRVLDDRAVRLFIALAAFFCVNAALAEFIGVKIFALEATLGIAPLNLNLFGQTGSLSFTAGTLLWPVVFIMTDTINEFFGNRGVRFISWVAVALIGYSFVFAFAAIGLAPAGWWVTAAQSQGVPDYQAAFAAVFGQGLWTIGGSLVAFLFGQLIDVSVFHRIRRVTGEKHVWLRATGSTAVSQLVDSFVVIYIAFVLGPQHWSKDQFLAVSTLNYVYKMSFAIASIPLLYLARHAIGAYLGAERAEQLREEAAAG; this is encoded by the coding sequence ATGACACAGGTGCGTGTCCTCGACGATCGTGCGGTACGCCTGTTCATTGCGCTGGCGGCGTTCTTCTGCGTCAACGCGGCGTTGGCAGAGTTCATCGGCGTCAAAATTTTTGCGCTCGAAGCCACACTTGGTATCGCACCGTTGAACTTGAATCTGTTCGGCCAGACCGGATCGCTCAGCTTCACCGCCGGCACGCTGCTGTGGCCGGTGGTGTTCATCATGACCGACACCATCAACGAGTTCTTCGGCAACCGTGGCGTGCGTTTCATCTCTTGGGTGGCGGTGGCGCTGATCGGCTACAGCTTTGTGTTCGCGTTCGCCGCGATCGGGCTGGCACCGGCAGGTTGGTGGGTCACTGCGGCGCAGAGCCAGGGCGTGCCCGACTATCAGGCCGCGTTTGCTGCGGTGTTCGGCCAGGGCCTGTGGACGATCGGGGGCTCGCTGGTGGCGTTTCTGTTCGGCCAGCTGATAGATGTCTCTGTATTCCATCGTATCCGCCGCGTCACTGGTGAAAAACACGTGTGGCTGCGCGCCACCGGCTCCACCGCGGTGTCGCAGTTGGTGGACAGCTTTGTGGTGATCTACATCGCCTTCGTGCTCGGCCCGCAGCATTGGTCCAAGGACCAGTTTCTGGCGGTGAGTACGCTCAACTACGTCTACAAGATGAGCTTTGCGATCGCATCGATTCCGCTGCTGTATCTGGCACGCCACGCCATCGGCGCATATCTCGGTGCCGAACGCGCCGAGCAATTGCGCGAGGAAGCGGCCGCGGGCTGA
- a CDS encoding sigma-70 family RNA polymerase sigma factor → MSAIPGPDDDETGRLLTATAGGDRHAFEALYRQTSPKLFGVCLRMIPQRAEAEEVLQDVFTLIWRKAGQFDPSRARGLTWLAMIARNKAIDHLRVNAPQRRNVALEDAGELRANDASPLDSTERASTRRRIDHCLAELEPPRSELIRTAFFEGITYEELAARTDTPLGTVKSLIRRGLAKLKACLER, encoded by the coding sequence ATGAGTGCCATTCCTGGCCCCGACGACGATGAAACCGGACGCCTGCTGACCGCAACCGCGGGCGGCGACCGGCATGCCTTCGAAGCGCTGTACCGACAGACCTCGCCCAAACTGTTCGGGGTGTGCCTGCGCATGATCCCGCAACGCGCCGAAGCCGAAGAAGTGCTGCAGGACGTGTTCACGCTGATCTGGCGCAAAGCCGGGCAGTTCGATCCGAGCCGTGCGCGCGGACTCACCTGGCTGGCGATGATCGCGCGCAACAAGGCAATCGACCATCTCCGCGTCAACGCGCCGCAACGCCGCAATGTGGCGCTGGAGGATGCCGGCGAACTGCGCGCCAACGATGCCTCGCCGCTGGATAGCACCGAGCGTGCCAGTACGCGTCGCCGTATCGACCATTGCCTGGCCGAACTCGAACCGCCGCGCAGCGAGTTGATCCGCACCGCGTTCTTCGAAGGCATCACCTACGAAGAACTGGCCGCGCGCACCGACACACCGCTCGGTACGGTCAAGAGCTTGATACGCCGCGGGCTGGCCAAACTCAAAGCATGTCTGGAACGATGA
- the rnfB gene encoding Rnf electron transport complex subunit RnfB, with the protein MSATAPDLVERLDRLLPQTQCGQCGYDGCRPYAQAMADGHASVDHCPPGGDAGARALAQALHVPARPYDRTRGTHKPPQVAWIVEADCIGCTKCIQACPVDAIVGGAKHMHTVIAPLCTGCELCLPACPVDCIQLHALG; encoded by the coding sequence ATGTCTGCCACCGCCCCCGATCTGGTCGAACGCCTCGATCGTCTGTTACCGCAGACCCAATGCGGCCAGTGCGGTTACGACGGCTGCCGCCCTTACGCGCAAGCGATGGCAGATGGGCACGCCTCCGTTGATCATTGCCCGCCCGGTGGCGATGCCGGCGCACGTGCACTAGCACAAGCGCTGCACGTACCAGCACGCCCCTACGACCGCACACGCGGCACGCACAAGCCGCCGCAAGTGGCCTGGATTGTGGAAGCCGACTGCATCGGTTGCACCAAGTGCATCCAGGCTTGCCCGGTGGATGCGATCGTTGGCGGAGCCAAGCACATGCATACGGTGATCGCGCCGCTGTGCACCGGCTGCGAGCTGTGTCTGCCGGCTTGCCCGGTGGATTGCATCCAATTGCACGCACTCGGCTGA
- a CDS encoding DUF4345 domain-containing protein gives MAKAYLWINAVLYVALAIWCTLSPVNTAHAVGYTQLSPAGQSEYLVIYGGLQLGMAFLFGYFAWIDQPRTGLVVALAFYVPIVLFRSVALSRLWPVSAPTVVLAGVEILLLLAAVLLWFQRK, from the coding sequence ATGGCAAAAGCCTATCTCTGGATCAACGCAGTGCTGTACGTTGCGCTTGCGATCTGGTGCACGTTATCTCCGGTCAATACCGCACATGCGGTGGGCTATACCCAGCTCTCGCCGGCCGGGCAATCGGAGTATTTGGTCATCTATGGCGGCCTGCAGTTGGGCATGGCCTTCCTGTTCGGCTACTTCGCCTGGATCGATCAACCCCGCACCGGGCTGGTGGTCGCACTCGCGTTCTATGTGCCGATCGTGCTCTTCCGCAGCGTCGCGCTCTCGCGCCTTTGGCCAGTCTCTGCACCCACCGTCGTACTTGCAGGCGTGGAGATCCTGTTGCTGCTCGCTGCTGTGCTGCTGTGGTTCCAGCGCAAGTGA
- a CDS encoding DUF2147 domain-containing protein produces MRKTFKTLILALPLATASLLAQAADYSPAGRWKTIDDETGKPKSVVQIEQSGTGTLSGKVVEILQSDKGPNPLCDKCDGALKGKPIKGMTILWGLKPDGTAVWSGGSVLDPAKGKTYKAKVTLTDGGKKLQMRGYVGIEALGRTQTWIRE; encoded by the coding sequence ATGCGCAAGACCTTCAAGACGCTGATTCTGGCCCTGCCGCTGGCTACCGCCTCGCTGCTGGCCCAGGCCGCCGATTATTCGCCGGCGGGCCGCTGGAAGACCATCGACGACGAGACCGGCAAACCAAAGTCGGTGGTACAGATCGAACAGTCAGGCACCGGCACGCTCAGCGGCAAAGTGGTTGAGATCCTGCAATCGGACAAAGGCCCGAACCCGTTGTGCGACAAGTGCGACGGAGCGCTCAAGGGCAAGCCGATCAAGGGCATGACCATCCTGTGGGGCCTCAAGCCCGACGGTACTGCCGTATGGAGCGGCGGCTCGGTGCTCGACCCGGCCAAAGGCAAGACCTACAAGGCCAAGGTCACCCTGACCGACGGCGGCAAGAAGCTGCAGATGCGCGGCTACGTAGGCATTGAGGCGCTAGGACGTACCCAGACCTGGATCCGCGAGTAG
- the metG gene encoding methionine--tRNA ligase has product MTRTALVTTALPYANGPLHLGHLVGYIQADIWVRARRLRGDKTWFVCADDTHGTPIMLAAEKAGVTPEAFIADIQASHERDFAAFGVTFDHYDSTNSPVNRALTEAFYTKLQAAGHIGCRSVAQFYDPAKGMFLPDRYIKGICPNCGSADQYGDNCEVCGATYSPTELKEPKSVISGATPELRDSEHFFFEVGHFDGFLRQWLAGDVALPGVKAKLKEWLDTEGGLRAWDISRDAPYFGFQIPGQPGKYFYVWLDAPIGYLCSFKTLCAQMGEDFAAHLVAGTQTELHHFIGKDIVNFHGLFWPAVLHGTGYRAPTRLHVNGYLTVDGAKMSKSRGTFVMARTFLDVGLEPEALRYYFAAKSSGGVDDLDLNLGDFVARVNSDLVGKFVNLASRCAGFIGKRFDGKLADTLPDPAQYDRFVAALAPIRQAYERNDAASAIRQTMALADEANKYIDDTKPWVIAKQAGLDAQLQSVCTQGLNLFRILVAALKPILPRTCAEAEAFLSAPMTSWQDIARPLSAHVIQPYTALFTRIDPKLIDAMTDASKDTLAAPAPALVTAKPAPSKVEAKPAAPANSQSHISTPSLIGIDDFAKLDLRIGKVLVCEFVEGSDKLLRFELDAGELGKRQIFSGIRASYGEPETLVGRSVVFIANLAPRKMRFGISEGMILSAGFDGGALALLNADGGAQPGMPVR; this is encoded by the coding sequence ATGACACGCACCGCACTCGTCACCACTGCCCTGCCTTACGCCAACGGCCCGCTGCATCTTGGCCATCTGGTCGGCTATATCCAGGCCGACATCTGGGTGCGTGCGCGCCGGTTGCGCGGCGACAAGACCTGGTTCGTTTGCGCCGACGACACGCATGGCACGCCGATCATGCTCGCGGCCGAAAAGGCCGGTGTGACTCCTGAAGCCTTCATCGCCGACATCCAGGCCAGCCATGAGCGCGATTTCGCCGCGTTCGGGGTGACCTTCGATCACTACGATTCGACCAATTCGCCGGTCAATCGCGCGCTCACCGAAGCCTTCTACACCAAGCTCCAAGCCGCCGGACACATCGGCTGCCGTTCGGTGGCGCAGTTCTACGACCCGGCCAAGGGCATGTTCCTGCCGGATCGCTACATCAAGGGCATCTGCCCCAATTGCGGTAGCGCCGATCAATACGGCGACAACTGCGAAGTCTGCGGCGCGACCTATTCACCGACCGAGCTGAAAGAGCCCAAGTCGGTGATCTCCGGCGCTACGCCGGAGTTGCGAGATTCGGAACATTTCTTCTTCGAAGTGGGCCATTTCGATGGTTTCCTGCGCCAGTGGCTGGCTGGCGATGTGGCGCTGCCGGGCGTCAAAGCCAAGCTCAAGGAATGGCTGGATACCGAAGGCGGCCTGCGCGCGTGGGATATCTCGCGCGATGCGCCGTATTTCGGCTTCCAGATTCCCGGCCAGCCGGGCAAGTATTTCTACGTGTGGCTGGACGCGCCAATCGGGTATCTGTGCAGCTTCAAGACCCTGTGCGCGCAGATGGGCGAGGACTTCGCAGCGCATCTGGTCGCCGGCACGCAGACCGAGTTGCATCACTTCATCGGCAAGGACATCGTCAATTTCCACGGCCTGTTCTGGCCGGCGGTGCTGCACGGCACCGGCTATCGCGCGCCGACGCGGCTGCACGTCAACGGCTATCTCACCGTCGATGGCGCCAAGATGTCCAAATCGCGCGGCACCTTCGTGATGGCGCGGACCTTCCTGGACGTCGGGCTGGAACCGGAAGCGTTGCGGTATTACTTCGCGGCCAAATCCTCCGGCGGCGTTGACGATCTGGACCTCAACCTGGGCGACTTCGTCGCGCGGGTGAATTCGGATCTGGTCGGCAAGTTCGTCAACCTGGCCAGCCGCTGCGCGGGCTTCATCGGCAAGCGCTTCGATGGCAAGTTGGCCGATACCCTGCCCGACCCGGCGCAGTACGACCGCTTCGTCGCCGCGTTGGCGCCGATACGCCAGGCCTACGAGCGCAACGATGCGGCCAGCGCGATCCGTCAGACCATGGCACTGGCCGACGAGGCCAACAAATACATCGACGACACCAAGCCGTGGGTGATCGCCAAGCAAGCGGGTTTGGATGCGCAACTGCAATCGGTATGCACGCAGGGTCTGAATCTGTTCCGCATCCTGGTGGCCGCACTCAAGCCGATCCTGCCGCGCACCTGTGCCGAAGCCGAAGCCTTCCTGTCGGCGCCGATGACCAGTTGGCAAGACATCGCGCGCCCGCTGAGCGCGCACGTGATCCAGCCCTACACCGCCTTGTTCACCCGTATCGACCCCAAACTGATCGACGCCATGACCGACGCTTCAAAAGACACGCTCGCAGCACCCGCACCGGCCTTAGTAACCGCCAAGCCCGCACCGTCCAAGGTGGAGGCAAAGCCGGCAGCACCTGCCAATTCCCAATCCCACATCTCCACTCCCAGCCTCATCGGCATCGACGACTTCGCCAAGCTGGATCTGCGCATCGGCAAGGTGTTGGTCTGCGAATTCGTGGAAGGCTCGGACAAGCTGCTGCGCTTCGAACTGGATGCCGGTGAGTTGGGCAAGCGCCAGATCTTCTCGGGTATACGCGCCAGCTACGGCGAACCGGAAACGCTGGTCGGCCGCAGCGTGGTGTTCATCGCCAACCTGGCCCCGCGCAAGATGCGCTTCGGCATCAGCGAGGGCATGATCCTCTCGGCCGGTTTCGACGGCGGCGCGCTGGCGCTGCTGAATGCCGATGGTGGTGCGCAGCCGGGGATGCCGGTTAGGTAA